Proteins encoded together in one Corallococcus soli window:
- the hpf gene encoding ribosome hibernation-promoting factor, HPF/YfiA family, which translates to MQLNITFRQFGASDSLKEYAREKVDRVNRLLDRAGEAHVVLSLERHLHHADITIHSGAWILRGREKSDDMYASIDLAMDKIERQLRRYRDKLKSHHGKEKVHHRLDLVNSLKVRHDVFEVSESLESTEPAEASPPSAAGTSNDTAQAAESGIARLVRTTHLAIQSLSVDDAVMQMNLMNNDFYVFQNQQSQALSIVYRRKEGGFGLIEPHLPSEPVAATGT; encoded by the coding sequence GAAGGAATACGCCCGTGAAAAGGTCGATCGGGTGAACCGACTGTTGGACCGGGCTGGAGAGGCCCACGTGGTGCTCTCGCTGGAGCGGCACCTGCACCACGCGGACATCACCATCCACTCGGGCGCCTGGATCCTCCGGGGACGCGAGAAGAGCGATGACATGTACGCCTCCATCGACCTGGCGATGGACAAGATCGAACGCCAGCTGCGCCGCTACCGCGACAAGCTCAAGTCGCACCACGGCAAGGAGAAGGTGCACCATCGCCTGGACCTGGTGAACAGCCTCAAGGTCCGCCACGACGTCTTCGAGGTCTCCGAGTCGCTGGAGTCCACCGAGCCCGCCGAGGCCTCGCCGCCGTCCGCCGCCGGGACCAGCAATGACACCGCGCAGGCGGCCGAGTCGGGGATCGCGCGCCTGGTGCGCACCACGCACCTGGCCATCCAGTCGCTGTCGGTGGACGACGCGGTGATGCAGATGAACCTGATGAACAACGACTTCTACGTGTTCCAGAACCAGCAGTCGCAGGCGCTGTCCATCGTCTACCGCCGCAAGGAAGGCGGGTTCGGGCTCATCGAACCGCACCTGCCCTCCGAGCCGGTGGCCGCCACCGGCACCTGA
- a CDS encoding PTS sugar transporter subunit IIA: MRITEFLSPQAVVADMQARTKPEVLRELSATLARAHPGLMQQGLSEDRLVAVLQEREKLGSTGIGEGVAIPHGKLAGMGSLQAAFCVSRAGVDFEAIDGKPTHLFFALLAPENSAGVHLKALARISRLFKNPRFRAAILEAPTALDIHALIVQEDARP; the protein is encoded by the coding sequence TTGAGAATCACCGAATTCCTCAGCCCCCAAGCAGTCGTCGCGGACATGCAGGCCCGCACGAAACCGGAAGTGCTGCGCGAGCTGAGTGCCACGCTGGCGCGTGCGCATCCGGGCTTGATGCAACAGGGCTTGAGCGAGGACCGGCTGGTCGCGGTGCTTCAGGAGCGGGAGAAGCTGGGCAGCACGGGCATTGGCGAGGGCGTGGCCATCCCCCACGGCAAGCTGGCGGGCATGGGCAGTCTCCAGGCGGCCTTCTGCGTGTCCCGCGCGGGGGTGGACTTCGAGGCCATCGACGGCAAGCCCACGCACCTGTTCTTCGCGCTGCTGGCGCCGGAGAACAGCGCGGGGGTGCACCTGAAGGCGCTCGCCCGCATCTCGCGCCTGTTCAAGAACCCGCGCTTCCGGGCGGCCATCCTGGAAGCGCCCACGGCGTTGGACATCCACGCCCTCATCGTCCAGGAAGACGCGCGGCCCTGA
- a CDS encoding alpha/beta hydrolase family protein, whose translation MFRRSLRDSSRSQAQRIPGALLVASALVMGGCATSKAREAAPAPTSSGAPASPYGGDAAYAVGVTQALSFEDAARHRTLKPVLWYPAAPGTRMVEQDASAIFVPFLAAKDAPVSDARARWPVVLLSHGNGGSALNMAWFGAHLAAHGFIVVSVNHPGNTYGDTSPEGYVRGWERPKDFTVILDQLLKDPTWGPRVDAERIGASGHSMGGYTALALVGARLNLGVIAKACSAPETREHPGCEGLREVDYRRIDLTVARASYQDPRVHAAFAMAPGMAGTYEARDLEEVRAPVTLLLAKGDELMPHQEHGLRLAGLLPRAKAVVLDDAAHFTFLPECSPLGLKVTPELCRDAVAGTRAASQARTKAEAVAFFRSALDVR comes from the coding sequence ATGTTCCGTCGCTCCCTGAGAGATTCCTCGCGTTCACAAGCGCAGCGCATCCCCGGCGCGCTCCTCGTCGCCTCGGCCCTGGTGATGGGTGGCTGTGCCACCTCGAAGGCCCGCGAGGCTGCTCCGGCGCCCACGTCCTCCGGGGCGCCCGCCTCCCCCTACGGCGGCGACGCAGCCTACGCGGTGGGCGTCACGCAGGCGCTGTCCTTCGAGGACGCGGCGCGACACCGCACGCTGAAGCCCGTGCTCTGGTACCCGGCGGCGCCCGGCACGCGCATGGTGGAGCAGGATGCGTCAGCCATCTTCGTGCCCTTCCTCGCGGCGAAGGACGCCCCGGTGTCGGACGCGCGGGCCCGCTGGCCGGTGGTGCTCCTGTCCCATGGCAATGGGGGCTCGGCCCTGAACATGGCGTGGTTCGGCGCGCACCTGGCGGCGCATGGCTTCATCGTCGTGTCGGTGAACCACCCGGGCAACACCTACGGGGACACGAGCCCCGAAGGCTACGTGCGCGGCTGGGAGCGGCCGAAGGACTTCACGGTCATCCTCGACCAGTTGCTGAAGGATCCGACGTGGGGGCCGCGCGTGGATGCGGAGCGCATCGGCGCGTCGGGGCACTCCATGGGCGGCTACACGGCGCTGGCCCTGGTGGGCGCGCGGCTGAACCTGGGCGTCATCGCGAAGGCCTGCTCGGCGCCTGAAACCCGCGAGCACCCTGGCTGCGAAGGGCTGCGCGAGGTGGACTACCGCCGCATCGACCTGACGGTGGCGCGCGCCTCGTATCAGGACCCGCGCGTGCACGCGGCCTTCGCGATGGCGCCGGGCATGGCGGGCACCTACGAGGCCCGGGACCTGGAGGAGGTCCGCGCGCCGGTGACGTTGCTGCTCGCGAAGGGCGACGAGCTGATGCCGCATCAAGAGCACGGCCTGCGACTGGCGGGGCTGCTGCCCCGGGCGAAGGCGGTGGTGCTGGACGACGCCGCGCACTTCACCTTCCTGCCGGAGTGCAGCCCGCTGGGGCTGAAGGTGACGCCGGAGCTGTGCCGGGACGCGGTGGCCGGCACGCGCGCGGCCTCGCAGGCGCGCACGAAGGCGGAAGCGGTGGCGTTCTTCCGGAGCGCGCTAGACGTCCGCTGA